One genomic region from Argentina anserina chromosome 2, drPotAnse1.1, whole genome shotgun sequence encodes:
- the LOC126784657 gene encoding uncharacterized protein LOC126784657 isoform X2 yields MDDSPPQKSPATPKRRTSRRLVQSTLFPVKPPEPVENGDLKSEEKNEQDEEVGGSQSKRKRKPAAAAKKTPPVKAPKKSGKRSANSTPTKKNGKDVLVEDGPLIMPDLRLEAKLRGAEISRIWTKEGRQIHPFFACSKAAKKSQEVIEVEGSSSFIGSKETYITCGPIHVFENTQDDAVFLDWRNWTFCEETSPTSSLHLECTPSILNGSAECLSSNKVSSVSQPCIVSTFQDTASLDQRRIQQECAHETSSEQVRCYEHSKEVGDCEVEIIYEHTGCMKKSEIEQQNTFLEERPVSSNLGCCDQYENSLWTYKYQPKNSTEVCGNNESVKFLSEWLRSWYELDPQTSEDGDMQSIDYNCTQSDSESEDDEVLKIKNVLLVTGPIGSGKSAAIYACAKEQGIKVLELSASECRSGSQVNKRFGEAFKSRKFQRSVAKTVGSQNKLIMKSRFLGANGMTGQDLDDDDVVELIPISDEECQDATGSSITCAFKEECSKDKLVILFEDVDITFEDRGFISAVQQIAKTANGPIILTSNSPKPELPDSFDRLQVHFMLPSSAELYSHARMVCASEKTSIQPDLLERFIECCGGDIRKVIMHLQFWCQGRSFRKDTKMMRETYDLLLFDVDTGHQMLPKLLPWDLPSQLSDLVEKEITKSLSMMEEDSMEVDDNTEVHCSLNMAYSEMENIEAKKVAMLSRNGDTPDCSEFITTDTATDFSNDSGTSFPFPRRNVRRMHGVVLSSDSEDDSMKNGKATVTDRDSNHEVSGVDSLSEMLLFPGVMNIDRGLYDCLIADEFNTSEMCNVADISRVPESSFVPETQMDSETDFLSQTMSSGHFVSSINKVFLGDELPVEDRYATDLLSQTVSSGHFANTMNEVHFEVLPVEDKNPAQCKSESQINFDKMGNNCDAIPEYSHQELEDSQSEHVETEKAYQLMDECSRVDFNNQFQFIQEQKTLAVSDLVQDSWNKLRGQRNDLRQYVASEQRASQIVTLAYRMSDMISETDIMFSKCKPLMNDFVEPSKISVESDSFSWCDEQLLLASTIAHHGFCFYAKGISSVGSNVGCTRVDVDIASEMLANTNNMMALGQLVGQGMRTIKISYAGRNTEIHQPKVITSEIKSRVFDAVQSIVPSKFKSTLRGSAYIEYLSSLRHISRSEASRLSKGVENTTRRRKRVAPHYLSSGARMLSPEQLSLLDQYNLCGKTTTSSM; encoded by the exons ATGGACGACTCGCCCCCGCAGAAATCTCCGGCGACGCCGAAGCGGCGGACCAGCCGGAGACTGGTGCAGTCGACGCTCTTCCCCGTCAAGCCGCCGGAGCCGGTGGAGAACGGCGATCTGAAGAGCGAGGAGAAGAACGAGCAGGATGAGGAGGTCGGCGGGAGCCAGAGCAAGCGGAAGAGGAagccggcggcggcggcgaagAAGACGCCTCCGGTTAAAGCTCCTAAGAAG AGCGGTAAGCGATCGGCGAATAGTACACCGACGAAGAAGAACGGGAAAGATGTGCTGGTGGAAGACGGGCCTCTGATTATGCCTGATTTGAGATTGGAGGCTAAATTGAGAGGCGCG GAAATCTCACGGATATGGACGAAGGAGGGGAGGCAGATACATCCCTTTTTTGCGTGTTCGAAAGCTGCCAAGAAAAGTCAGGAGGTGATTGAAGTTGAGGGCAGTTCTAGCTTTATTGGGAGTAAGGAGACATATATTACTTGTGGTCCAATTCATGTCTTTGAAAACACTCAG GACGATGCTGTGTTTCTTGATTGGAGAAATTGGACATTTTGTGAGGAAACCAGTCCGACTAGTAGTCTTCATCTTGAATGCACGCCCTCAATCCTCAATGGCTCTGCAGAGTGCTTAAGTTCTAATAAGGTGTCTAGTGTTTCCCAACCCTGCATAGTATCAACTTTTCAAGACACAGCATCTTTAGATCAGAGACGTATTCAACAGGAATGTGCTCATGAAACATCATCCGAGCAAGTGAGGTGTTATGAGCACTCAAAGGAAGTAGGG GATTGTGAGGTTGAAATAATTTATGAGCATACTGGTTGCATGAAGAAGTCAGAGATTGAGCAGCAGAATACATTTCTTGAGGAAAG GCCGGTGTCAAGCAATCTTGGTTGCTGTGATCAATATGAGAATAGCTTATGGACATATAAGTACCAGCCAAAGAATTCTACAGAG GTATGTGGTAATAATGAATCTGTGAAGTTTCTGAGTGAGTGGCTACGTTCGTGGTATGAACTAGATCCTCAAACCAGTGAAGATGGCGACATGCAAAGCATTGATTATAATTGCACTCAAAGTGACTCAGAGAGTGAAGATGATGAGGTCTTGAAGATAAAGAATGTTCTATTAGTTACAGGGCCAATTGGG AGTGGAAAGTCTGCAGCTATATATGCATGTGCAAAAGAGCAAGGAATTAAGGTTTTGGAg CTCAGTGCATCAGAGTGTCGGAGTGGATCCCAAGTAAACAAGAGGTTTGGAGAGGCTTTCAAATCTCGCAAATTTCAAAG GTCAGTGGCCAAGACCGTTGGCTCACAGAACAAGCTTATTATGAAGTCTCGCTTTCTTGGGGCTAATGGTATGACAGGGCAAGActtggatgatgatgatgttgttgaaCTGATACCCATATCAGATGAAGAATGTCAGGATGCTACTGGAAGTTCTATAACATGTGCCTTCAAGGAAGAGTGTTCTAAAGATAAACTTGTTATACTTTTTGAGGATGTGGACATTACTTTTGAAGATCGTGGTTTTATTTCTGCAGTACAACAGATAGCTAAAACTGCGAATGGGCCCATAATATTGACTAGCAATA GTCCAAAACCTGAGCTGCCAGATAGTTTTGATAGATTACAAGTGCATTTCATGTTGCCATCATCAGCAGAGCTGTATTCCCATGCACGTATG GTTTGCGCTTCAGAGAAAACCAGCATACAGCCAGACTTACTTGAGCGGTTTATTGAATGTTGTGGAGGAGATATTCGGAAAGTTATTATGCATCTTCAGTTCTGGTGCCAAGGTAGAAGTTTTAGGAAAG ATACAAAAATGATGCGAGAGACATATGACTTATTGCTATTTGATGTTGACACTGGTCATCAGATGCTGCCAAAATTATTACCCTGGGATTTACCTTCTCAATTATCTGATTTAGTAGAGAAAGAGATAACCAAATCATTATCCATGATGGAAGAAGATTCAATGGAGGTAGATGACAATACAGAAGTGCATTGTAGTTTGAACATGGCTTATAGTGAAATGGAAAATATAGAGGCCAAGAAGGTAGCGATGCTGAGCAGGAACGGGGATACTCCTGACTGCAGTGAGTTTATCACAACTGATACTGCTACCGACTTTTCTAATGATTCAGGTACTTCATTTCCTTTCCCCCGGCGAAATGTTCGGAGGATGCATGGTGTTGTATTATCTTCTGATTCTGAAGATGACTCTATGAAGAATGGAAAAGCTACAGTTACAGATAGAGATTCTAACCATGAAGTTTCTGGAGTTGATTCATTATCAGAGATGCTACTTTTTCCCGGAGTGATGAATATAGATAGAGGACTTTATGACTGTTTAATAGCAGATGAATTTAACACAAGTGAAATGTGCAACGTCGCAGATATATCACGTGTGCCAGAATCGTCTTTTGTTCCAGAAACTCAAATGGATAGTGAAACAGATTTCTTGTCTCAAACAATGTCTTCTGGTCACTTTGTTAGCTCTATAAACAAAGTATTTTTGGGCGATGAATTACCTGTTGAAGACCGGTATGCAACAGATTTGTTATCACAAACAGTGTCTTCTGGCCATTTTGCTAACACGATGAATGAAGTACATTTTGAAGTACTGCCAGTTGAAGACAAAAATCCTGCTCAATGTAAATCAGAATCTCAGATAAATTTTGACAAGATGGGAAATAATTGTGATGCGATTCCGGAATATTCACATCAGGAGTTGGAAGATTCTCAAAGTGAACATGTGGAGACTGAAAAAGCTTATCAATTGATGGATGAGTGCAGCCGCGTGGATTTTAATAATCAGTTTCAGTTTATACAGGAGCAAAAAACCTTGGCAGTCAGTGATCTTGTACAAGATTCATGGAACAAACTTCGTGGACAGCGTAATGATCTAAGGCAGTATGTTGCATCAGAACAAAGGGCTTCTCAGATTGTTACGCTTGCTTATAGAATGAGTGATATGATATCAGAAACTGACATCATGTTTTCTAAATGCAAACCACTCATGAAT GATTTTGTGGAACCATCAAAGATCTCGGTGGAGTCAGATTCATTCAGCTGGTGTGATGAGCAGTTGCTATTGGCATCCACAATTGCCCATCATGGATTTTGCTTCTACGCAAAGGGCATTTCTTCAGTAGGATCAAACGTTGGTTGTACGAGGGTGGATGTGGATATAGCCTCAGAGATGTTGGCTAACACAAATAATATGATGGCCTTAGGTCAGTTGGTTGGACAAGGTATGAGAACAATTAAGATATCGTATGCTGGAAGGAATACAGAGATTCATCAGCCAAAAGTAATAACAAG TGAAATCAAGTCACGCGTGTTTGATGCGGTCCAGTCAATTGTTCCTTCCAAATTCAAGTCGACATTGAGAGGCAGTGCATACATCGAGTATCTTTCCTCACTTCGTCACATTTCAAGATCAGAAGCTTCTCGTTTGTCAAAGGGTGTCGAGAACaccacaagaaga AGGAAAAGGGTTGCTCCACACTACCTGAGCAGTGGCGCAAGAATGTTGTCTCCTGAACAGTTATCATTGCTAGATCAGTATAACTTATGTGGGAAGACCACCACCTCTTCTATGTAA
- the LOC126784657 gene encoding uncharacterized protein LOC126784657 isoform X1, protein MDDSPPQKSPATPKRRTSRRLVQSTLFPVKPPEPVENGDLKSEEKNEQDEEVGGSQSKRKRKPAAAAKKTPPVKAPKKSGKRSANSTPTKKNGKDVLVEDGPLIMPDLRLEAKLRGAEISRIWTKEGRQIHPFFACSKAAKKSQEVIEVEGSSSFIGSKETYITCGPIHVFENTQDDAVFLDWRNWTFCEETSPTSSLHLECTPSILNGSAECLSSNKVSSVSQPCIVSTFQDTASLDQRRIQQECAHETSSEQVRCYEHSKEVGDCEVEIIYEHTGCMKKSEIEQQNTFLEERPVSSNLGCCDQYENSLWTYKYQPKNSTEVCGNNESVKFLSEWLRSWYELDPQTSEDGDMQSIDYNCTQSDSESEDDEVLKIKNVLLVTGPIGSGKSAAIYACAKEQGIKVLELSASECRSGSQVNKRFGEAFKSRKFQRSVAKTVGSQNKLIMKSRFLGANGMTGQDLDDDDVVELIPISDEECQDATGSSITCAFKEECSKDKLVILFEDVDITFEDRGFISAVQQIAKTANGPIILTSNSPKPELPDSFDRLQVHFMLPSSAELYSHARMVCASEKTSIQPDLLERFIECCGGDIRKVIMHLQFWCQGRSFRKDTKMMRETYDLLLFDVDTGHQMLPKLLPWDLPSQLSDLVEKEITKSLSMMEEDSMEVDDNTEVHCSLNMAYSEMENIEAKKVAMLSRNGDTPDCSEFITTDTATDFSNDSGTSFPFPRRNVRRMHGVVLSSDSEDDSMKNGKATVTDRDSNHEVSGVDSLSEMLLFPGVMNIDRGLYDCLIADEFNTSEMCNVADISRVPESSFVPETQMDSETDFLSQTMSSGHFVSSINKVFLGDELPVEDRYATDLLSQTVSSGHFANTMNEVHFEVLPVEDKNPAQCKSESQINFDKMGNNCDAIPEYSHQELEDSQSEHVETEKAYQLMDECSRVDFNNQFQFIQEQKTLAVSDLVQDSWNKLRGQRNDLRQYVASEQRASQIVTLAYRMSDMISETDIMFSKCKPLMNDFVEPSKISVESDSFSWCDEQLLLASTIAHHGFCFYAKGISSVGSNVGCTRVDVDIASEMLANTNNMMALGQLVGQGMRTIKISYAGRNTEIHQPKVITSEIKSRVFDAVQSIVPSKFKSTLRGSAYIEYLSSLRHISRSEASRLSKGVENTTRRRRKRVAPHYLSSGARMLSPEQLSLLDQYNLCGKTTTSSM, encoded by the exons ATGGACGACTCGCCCCCGCAGAAATCTCCGGCGACGCCGAAGCGGCGGACCAGCCGGAGACTGGTGCAGTCGACGCTCTTCCCCGTCAAGCCGCCGGAGCCGGTGGAGAACGGCGATCTGAAGAGCGAGGAGAAGAACGAGCAGGATGAGGAGGTCGGCGGGAGCCAGAGCAAGCGGAAGAGGAagccggcggcggcggcgaagAAGACGCCTCCGGTTAAAGCTCCTAAGAAG AGCGGTAAGCGATCGGCGAATAGTACACCGACGAAGAAGAACGGGAAAGATGTGCTGGTGGAAGACGGGCCTCTGATTATGCCTGATTTGAGATTGGAGGCTAAATTGAGAGGCGCG GAAATCTCACGGATATGGACGAAGGAGGGGAGGCAGATACATCCCTTTTTTGCGTGTTCGAAAGCTGCCAAGAAAAGTCAGGAGGTGATTGAAGTTGAGGGCAGTTCTAGCTTTATTGGGAGTAAGGAGACATATATTACTTGTGGTCCAATTCATGTCTTTGAAAACACTCAG GACGATGCTGTGTTTCTTGATTGGAGAAATTGGACATTTTGTGAGGAAACCAGTCCGACTAGTAGTCTTCATCTTGAATGCACGCCCTCAATCCTCAATGGCTCTGCAGAGTGCTTAAGTTCTAATAAGGTGTCTAGTGTTTCCCAACCCTGCATAGTATCAACTTTTCAAGACACAGCATCTTTAGATCAGAGACGTATTCAACAGGAATGTGCTCATGAAACATCATCCGAGCAAGTGAGGTGTTATGAGCACTCAAAGGAAGTAGGG GATTGTGAGGTTGAAATAATTTATGAGCATACTGGTTGCATGAAGAAGTCAGAGATTGAGCAGCAGAATACATTTCTTGAGGAAAG GCCGGTGTCAAGCAATCTTGGTTGCTGTGATCAATATGAGAATAGCTTATGGACATATAAGTACCAGCCAAAGAATTCTACAGAG GTATGTGGTAATAATGAATCTGTGAAGTTTCTGAGTGAGTGGCTACGTTCGTGGTATGAACTAGATCCTCAAACCAGTGAAGATGGCGACATGCAAAGCATTGATTATAATTGCACTCAAAGTGACTCAGAGAGTGAAGATGATGAGGTCTTGAAGATAAAGAATGTTCTATTAGTTACAGGGCCAATTGGG AGTGGAAAGTCTGCAGCTATATATGCATGTGCAAAAGAGCAAGGAATTAAGGTTTTGGAg CTCAGTGCATCAGAGTGTCGGAGTGGATCCCAAGTAAACAAGAGGTTTGGAGAGGCTTTCAAATCTCGCAAATTTCAAAG GTCAGTGGCCAAGACCGTTGGCTCACAGAACAAGCTTATTATGAAGTCTCGCTTTCTTGGGGCTAATGGTATGACAGGGCAAGActtggatgatgatgatgttgttgaaCTGATACCCATATCAGATGAAGAATGTCAGGATGCTACTGGAAGTTCTATAACATGTGCCTTCAAGGAAGAGTGTTCTAAAGATAAACTTGTTATACTTTTTGAGGATGTGGACATTACTTTTGAAGATCGTGGTTTTATTTCTGCAGTACAACAGATAGCTAAAACTGCGAATGGGCCCATAATATTGACTAGCAATA GTCCAAAACCTGAGCTGCCAGATAGTTTTGATAGATTACAAGTGCATTTCATGTTGCCATCATCAGCAGAGCTGTATTCCCATGCACGTATG GTTTGCGCTTCAGAGAAAACCAGCATACAGCCAGACTTACTTGAGCGGTTTATTGAATGTTGTGGAGGAGATATTCGGAAAGTTATTATGCATCTTCAGTTCTGGTGCCAAGGTAGAAGTTTTAGGAAAG ATACAAAAATGATGCGAGAGACATATGACTTATTGCTATTTGATGTTGACACTGGTCATCAGATGCTGCCAAAATTATTACCCTGGGATTTACCTTCTCAATTATCTGATTTAGTAGAGAAAGAGATAACCAAATCATTATCCATGATGGAAGAAGATTCAATGGAGGTAGATGACAATACAGAAGTGCATTGTAGTTTGAACATGGCTTATAGTGAAATGGAAAATATAGAGGCCAAGAAGGTAGCGATGCTGAGCAGGAACGGGGATACTCCTGACTGCAGTGAGTTTATCACAACTGATACTGCTACCGACTTTTCTAATGATTCAGGTACTTCATTTCCTTTCCCCCGGCGAAATGTTCGGAGGATGCATGGTGTTGTATTATCTTCTGATTCTGAAGATGACTCTATGAAGAATGGAAAAGCTACAGTTACAGATAGAGATTCTAACCATGAAGTTTCTGGAGTTGATTCATTATCAGAGATGCTACTTTTTCCCGGAGTGATGAATATAGATAGAGGACTTTATGACTGTTTAATAGCAGATGAATTTAACACAAGTGAAATGTGCAACGTCGCAGATATATCACGTGTGCCAGAATCGTCTTTTGTTCCAGAAACTCAAATGGATAGTGAAACAGATTTCTTGTCTCAAACAATGTCTTCTGGTCACTTTGTTAGCTCTATAAACAAAGTATTTTTGGGCGATGAATTACCTGTTGAAGACCGGTATGCAACAGATTTGTTATCACAAACAGTGTCTTCTGGCCATTTTGCTAACACGATGAATGAAGTACATTTTGAAGTACTGCCAGTTGAAGACAAAAATCCTGCTCAATGTAAATCAGAATCTCAGATAAATTTTGACAAGATGGGAAATAATTGTGATGCGATTCCGGAATATTCACATCAGGAGTTGGAAGATTCTCAAAGTGAACATGTGGAGACTGAAAAAGCTTATCAATTGATGGATGAGTGCAGCCGCGTGGATTTTAATAATCAGTTTCAGTTTATACAGGAGCAAAAAACCTTGGCAGTCAGTGATCTTGTACAAGATTCATGGAACAAACTTCGTGGACAGCGTAATGATCTAAGGCAGTATGTTGCATCAGAACAAAGGGCTTCTCAGATTGTTACGCTTGCTTATAGAATGAGTGATATGATATCAGAAACTGACATCATGTTTTCTAAATGCAAACCACTCATGAAT GATTTTGTGGAACCATCAAAGATCTCGGTGGAGTCAGATTCATTCAGCTGGTGTGATGAGCAGTTGCTATTGGCATCCACAATTGCCCATCATGGATTTTGCTTCTACGCAAAGGGCATTTCTTCAGTAGGATCAAACGTTGGTTGTACGAGGGTGGATGTGGATATAGCCTCAGAGATGTTGGCTAACACAAATAATATGATGGCCTTAGGTCAGTTGGTTGGACAAGGTATGAGAACAATTAAGATATCGTATGCTGGAAGGAATACAGAGATTCATCAGCCAAAAGTAATAACAAG TGAAATCAAGTCACGCGTGTTTGATGCGGTCCAGTCAATTGTTCCTTCCAAATTCAAGTCGACATTGAGAGGCAGTGCATACATCGAGTATCTTTCCTCACTTCGTCACATTTCAAGATCAGAAGCTTCTCGTTTGTCAAAGGGTGTCGAGAACaccacaagaagaagaag GAAAAGGGTTGCTCCACACTACCTGAGCAGTGGCGCAAGAATGTTGTCTCCTGAACAGTTATCATTGCTAGATCAGTATAACTTATGTGGGAAGACCACCACCTCTTCTATGTAA
- the LOC126784665 gene encoding uncharacterized protein LOC126784665 — protein MPASSSFLRQMSVREAWKSTSSRWGGGKSNPCGGNSGGATPHSEGSFKKQMEGFSSMYGGGGYGYGESVTVRKRVMVVVDDSSHSKHAMMWALTHVANKGDLLTLLHIMPSSSHRDSSAGSPYLANTLGSLCKACKPEVEVEALVIQGPRLATVMSQVKKLEVSVLVLGQKKASPLMSCLYGTSITEEFVEHCINNAECLTIGVRKQSKGVGGYLINTRWQKDFWLLA, from the exons ATGCCAGCTTCAAGTTCATTTCTGAGGCAGATGAGTGTTAGGGAGGCTTGGAAATCAACTTCAAGCAGGTGGGGAGGTGGGAAAAGCAATCCTTGTGGTGGAAACAGTGGTGGTGCAACTCCACACTCTGAGGGAAGCTTCAAGAAACAAATGGAAGGATTTAGCAGCATgtatggtggtggtggttatgGTTATGGTGAGAGTGTAACAGTGAGGAAGAGAgtaatggtggtggtggatgaCTCTTCTCATTCCAAACATGCAATGATGTGGGCTCTCACTCATGTTGCCAACAAGGGTGATTTGCTCACTCTTCTTCACATCATGCCTTCTAGTTCTCACAGAGACTCTTCTGCTGGTTCTCCATACCTTGCAAACACTCTTGGCTCTCTTTGCAAGGCTTGCAAGCCTGAG GTTGAAGTGGAAGCACTTGTGATCCAAGGACCTAGGCTAGCCACAGTGATGAGCCAGGTGAAGAAGCTAGAGGTCTCAGTCCTAGTTCTGGGTCAGAAGAAAGCCTCTCCCCTCATGAGCTG CTTATATGGAACAAGCATAACTGAGGAGTTTGTGGAACATTGCATCaacaatgcagagtgcttgaCAATTGGAGTGAGGAAGCAAAGCAAAGGTGTGGGTGGCTATCTCATCAACACTAGATGGCAGAAGGATTTCTGGCTCTTGGCTTAG
- the LOC126784662 gene encoding UDP-galactose transporter 1 — MEETRLCQWSVIRSLLAVLQWWGFNVTVVVMNKWIFQKLDFKFPLTVSCIHFICSAIGAYMVIKVLRLKPLIAVEPEDRWKRIFPMSFVFCINIVLGNVSLRYIPVSFMQTIKSFTPATTVFLQWLVWRKSFDWRIWASLIPIVGGILLTSITELSFNMLGFCAALFGCLATSTKTILAESLLHGYKFDSINTVYYMSPFATMILGLPAVLLEGNGVLEWLHTHETLVPSLTIIFSSGVLAFCLNFSIFYVIHSTTAVTFNVAGNLKVAVAVLVSWMIFKNPISGMNAVGCGVTLVGCTFYGYIRHLLSQQLPGTPRAARTPPRTPRTPRGRMELHPLVNDKLDDKV; from the exons atggaggaGACTCGGCTGTGCCAGTGGAGCGTGATTAGATCTCTTCTCGCTGTGCTTCAATGGTGGGGCTTCAATGTCACCGTCGTTGTCATGAACAAGTGGATCTTTCAG AAACTGGATTTTAAGTTTCCCTTGACTGTATCATGCATTCACTTTATATGCTCGGCGATTGGGGCATACATGGTAATCAAGGTGTTGAGGCTTAAACCACTGATAGCAGTTGAGCCTGAAGATCGCTGGAAAAGGATATTCCCTATGTCATTCGTGTTCTGTATCAACATCGTCTTGGGGAATGTGAGCTTGCGTTACATTCCAGTTTCTTTTATGCAGACGATAAAGTCATTCACTCCTGCGACCACGG ttttTTTGCAGTGGCTGGTTTGGAGAAAGAGTTTTGACTGGAGAATTTGGGCTTCCTTGATACCCATTGTTGGAGGAATTCTTCTTACTTCTATTACAGAACTTAGTTTCAATATGCTTGGATTTTGTGCTGCCTTATTTGGTTGTCTGGCTACTTCCACAAAGACTATCCTTGCAGAGTCTCTGTTGCACGGATACAAATTTGACAG CATAAACACCGTGTACTACATGTCACCTTTTGCAACCATGATCTTGGGATTACCTGCTGTGCTACTAGAAGGTAATGGAGTTCTTGAATGGCTTCACACCCATGAGACTCTTGTTCCATCCCTCACCATAATTTTCAGCTCTGGGGTATTGGCATTTTGTCTCAACTTCTCCATCTTCTATGTGATTCATTCCACAACCGCTGTGACATTCAATGTTGCTGGAAACCTCAAg GTTGCTGTTGCTGTCCTTGTTTCATGGATGATATTCAAAAACCCAATTTCTGGTATGAATGCCGTTGGATGTGGAGTAACGCTTGTGGGATGTACTTTCTATGGGTACATAAGGCATCTCCTCTCCCAACAGCTGCCTGGAACTCCTCGAGCTGCCAGGACTCCACCCAGGACACCCAGGACTCCACGAGGTCGTATGGAGCTGCACCCTCTTGTAAATGATAAGCTAGATGACAAAGTCTAA